A single window of Bremerella cremea DNA harbors:
- a CDS encoding LysM peptidoglycan-binding domain-containing protein, translated as MNGDSKLLTLAALGVIGLGSAMPYWSAWTAPAQATPEATAANNAVQTEQVEPRFDAQQYWDQQVSRPDVVTLTPRSNTAMGLDNPAQIPTLSVANERSGLGPAQPILSDVPINQVGSVSLATRVEALDSPGMASRAVVPIEIPGSAQPLPPTVTSPVITTRQVMRPELPETQVQQQFTPLPRIAPPNHGTSNSGSAITREHRVRDGDSLESIAEKYLGDPLLADAIYQANQAQLDSPDLLPIGVKLTIPSGRVAHAEATSPELRPMTQMKPIRTVGERLPGGNQPWTTLAPPQSY; from the coding sequence ATGAATGGCGATTCCAAACTTCTGACCTTGGCCGCACTAGGAGTGATCGGGCTTGGGTCAGCCATGCCGTATTGGTCGGCATGGACCGCTCCCGCTCAGGCAACGCCTGAAGCAACAGCCGCTAACAATGCGGTGCAAACTGAGCAGGTCGAACCGAGATTCGATGCTCAACAGTATTGGGACCAGCAAGTCTCTCGTCCCGATGTCGTAACGTTGACCCCGCGTAGTAATACGGCCATGGGGCTCGACAATCCGGCCCAGATTCCCACCTTGTCGGTCGCAAACGAGCGTTCTGGGCTTGGCCCGGCGCAACCGATTTTGTCCGACGTGCCGATCAATCAGGTCGGCAGCGTAAGCTTGGCAACGCGTGTGGAAGCGTTAGATTCCCCAGGCATGGCCAGCCGGGCCGTTGTTCCGATCGAGATTCCTGGCTCAGCTCAGCCGCTGCCACCAACGGTAACTTCGCCGGTGATTACTACGCGGCAAGTAATGAGGCCAGAGCTGCCCGAGACGCAAGTGCAGCAGCAGTTCACTCCCCTGCCCCGTATTGCCCCGCCGAATCACGGCACCAGCAATAGCGGTTCGGCGATAACGCGGGAGCACCGCGTGCGTGATGGAGATAGCTTGGAGTCGATCGCCGAGAAGTATCTCGGCGATCCGCTCTTGGCCGATGCGATCTATCAAGCCAATCAAGCTCAGTTAGATTCGCCTGACCTGCTGCCAATTGGCGTTAAGCTGACGATTCCTTCTGGGAGGGTGGCTCATGCAGAAGCCACCTCTCCAGAGCTTCGACCGATGACTCAAATGAAACCGATCAGGACAGTTGGCGAGCGGTTGCCAGGCGGAAATCAGCCTTGGACAACGCTCGCGCCGCCTCAAAGTTATTGA
- the secD gene encoding protein translocase subunit SecD — translation MQKSCTIFAVMLVLTLTVTLLPGVDFGLDAGGSSWLGSTAMAQSVPSGDVAGPTIEVTPVEAPASEGNQTLNVLLVIALAIVLPYFLGVWIAKAIRLPDLGQRLGITMASLVFSVAICVLLWPPRLGIDLQGGIILIYEVDEEASLDLLTTNAAAAGDTSALGQTNAARLKEGTAQLIQQLQKRINPSGVSEVVIRPYGENQVEVQIPLAESADLDSIKRRITKAGVLDFMILANSQDHEYLMTRAQDESQLGTVYVTDREGNRIGRWVRVEKDQALGIVGDYNPNATDLTPMINGSRHMVRGGGPGQMLETLMKVEPPEFQLGGSHLSSASVTRDNSNGSPAIAFSFNVDGTRRMGHLSQNNLTEPNIPRKLGIVMDNVLISAPRINAVITDSGIITGDFTQQEASDLAQVLRAGKLPVVLRKEPISEQTISATLGDDTVRKGAVAITISLIAVLVFMVIYYRVAGLIACFALLFNLVLIMAVLIPFADLTLPGIAGLVLTVGMSVDANVLIFERIREELKSGASLKVALNNGFSKAMSTIVDANITTLITAVVLYRIGTDQIRGFAVTLFIGILMSMFTAIYVSRGFFDILERKRLIKTLNFMPAASSIGYDFIGKQKVAGIVSLIVILVGLIGVGARGKSIFDIDFNGGSSVQIYLAEAMPISEVRSKLTDVLPDLTVSAVTLEGAEDRIYKVDTSLAEYGELGKVVMTDRKGKSAEVDLTGINSLNQIIEALDAADVGIAVGPNADTDGIEFTDATNSPEGEMSVKNADDKTNTASNLRMNFSTDALRYNTGMIPAGVDVVQDRIKEVFTGPNGESLLVMHNMDFSLSKEAQTATPSTATDAPQGESKPAAEEKPAAPEGSEQSLFAPASSSLFAMLPWQVAIDGLLLQDEETPEKPMEEAKPADEAPAEEAPAEPKPADEKPADEKPADEKPADEKPADEKPADEKPADEKPAEPMAETPMTQVPATEVPAAQMPISGTESMFNVEVESEEKPRFPTETELSFDEGISADTVRTLIEFAADDLAMPQPEVALLDSEGNLLPADSRVSQKKWAMKLSTSPADSEKILEQVSLKLDSTPVWPSSSKIGSKVAGDMQTMAVSAILFCLIGIVGYIWFRFQSVAFGVAAVVALIHDVLVTLGAIALSLWLAPAFGFLQITEFKISLPVVAAFLTIIGYSLNDTIVIFDRIREVRGKDPHLTPEMVNLSINQTLGRTLLTSLTTLIVVAILYFIGGEGIHSFSFSLVVGVIAGTYSTIFIACPVLLWLMNREQSKAKA, via the coding sequence ATGCAGAAGAGTTGCACGATTTTTGCTGTCATGCTCGTGCTGACGCTAACGGTCACCTTGTTGCCGGGCGTCGATTTCGGGCTGGATGCTGGCGGAAGTTCGTGGCTAGGCTCGACCGCGATGGCACAATCGGTGCCTTCCGGCGATGTGGCTGGCCCCACGATCGAAGTCACTCCAGTTGAAGCACCAGCTTCCGAAGGTAACCAAACCCTCAACGTTTTGTTGGTGATCGCTCTGGCGATTGTCCTCCCCTATTTCTTGGGGGTCTGGATTGCGAAAGCAATTCGCCTGCCTGATTTGGGACAACGTCTGGGAATCACCATGGCCAGTTTGGTGTTCAGCGTTGCGATTTGCGTGCTGTTGTGGCCGCCTCGATTAGGGATCGACCTGCAAGGTGGGATCATTCTGATCTATGAAGTCGACGAAGAGGCCAGTTTGGATCTTCTGACGACCAATGCCGCTGCTGCTGGCGATACCTCTGCCCTGGGGCAGACCAATGCGGCCCGCCTAAAGGAAGGTACGGCTCAGCTGATTCAGCAGTTGCAGAAGCGTATCAATCCGTCGGGTGTTTCCGAAGTCGTTATCCGTCCCTACGGCGAAAATCAGGTGGAAGTGCAGATTCCGCTGGCCGAGTCGGCAGATCTCGATTCGATCAAACGCCGTATTACTAAAGCGGGTGTGCTCGATTTTATGATCTTGGCCAACAGCCAGGACCACGAATACCTGATGACGCGGGCTCAAGATGAATCGCAATTAGGTACGGTTTATGTCACCGATCGCGAAGGCAATCGGATTGGTCGTTGGGTACGTGTCGAAAAAGACCAAGCCTTGGGAATTGTGGGTGACTACAACCCCAATGCAACCGACCTGACACCGATGATCAACGGCAGCCGCCACATGGTGCGTGGCGGTGGTCCTGGCCAAATGCTGGAAACGTTGATGAAGGTCGAACCGCCGGAATTCCAACTGGGCGGTAGCCACTTAAGCAGTGCGTCGGTTACGCGTGATAACTCGAATGGGTCGCCGGCGATTGCGTTTAGCTTTAACGTTGACGGTACCCGGCGAATGGGGCACCTGTCGCAAAACAACCTCACCGAACCGAATATTCCGCGTAAGCTGGGGATTGTGATGGACAACGTCCTCATCTCGGCTCCGCGAATTAATGCTGTGATCACCGATAGCGGTATCATTACCGGCGATTTCACGCAGCAAGAGGCATCCGACCTGGCTCAAGTGCTACGTGCTGGTAAATTGCCGGTGGTGCTGCGAAAAGAACCGATCAGCGAACAAACCATCAGTGCCACCCTGGGTGACGATACGGTCCGTAAAGGTGCTGTAGCAATCACGATTTCGTTGATTGCGGTGCTGGTCTTTATGGTTATCTACTATCGTGTGGCTGGCCTGATTGCCTGCTTTGCGCTGCTGTTCAACCTGGTGTTGATCATGGCCGTGCTAATCCCGTTTGCGGATCTCACCTTGCCTGGTATAGCCGGTTTGGTGTTGACGGTCGGTATGTCCGTGGATGCCAACGTGCTGATTTTCGAGCGTATTCGCGAAGAGCTCAAAAGTGGCGCTTCGTTGAAGGTTGCTTTGAATAACGGTTTCTCGAAGGCTATGTCGACGATTGTCGATGCCAATATCACGACGCTTATTACCGCCGTGGTGTTGTACCGAATCGGTACCGATCAGATTCGCGGATTCGCGGTTACGTTGTTCATTGGTATTTTGATGAGTATGTTCACCGCGATTTATGTCTCGCGAGGTTTCTTCGATATTCTCGAACGGAAACGTTTGATCAAAACGTTGAACTTCATGCCGGCCGCTTCGAGTATCGGTTACGACTTTATCGGTAAGCAAAAGGTTGCCGGGATTGTTTCGTTGATCGTGATTCTGGTCGGTCTGATCGGCGTGGGGGCTCGTGGTAAGTCGATTTTCGATATCGATTTCAACGGTGGCTCCTCAGTTCAGATTTACTTGGCGGAAGCGATGCCGATTTCGGAAGTTCGTAGCAAGCTGACGGATGTCTTGCCAGACCTTACGGTGAGTGCCGTTACCCTGGAAGGTGCGGAAGACCGGATCTACAAGGTCGATACCTCGCTGGCCGAATACGGCGAGCTTGGCAAAGTGGTAATGACCGACCGAAAAGGTAAGTCAGCCGAAGTCGATCTGACGGGTATCAACTCGTTGAATCAGATCATCGAGGCGTTGGATGCTGCGGATGTCGGCATTGCTGTAGGCCCGAATGCAGATACCGACGGCATTGAATTCACCGACGCCACGAACTCGCCTGAGGGTGAAATGTCGGTGAAGAACGCCGACGACAAAACCAATACGGCCAGCAATCTGAGAATGAATTTCAGCACCGACGCATTGCGATACAACACCGGTATGATCCCGGCAGGTGTCGATGTGGTGCAGGATCGGATTAAAGAGGTCTTTACGGGCCCCAACGGCGAGAGCTTGTTGGTGATGCACAATATGGACTTCTCGCTTTCCAAAGAAGCTCAGACAGCCACCCCTTCCACGGCTACCGACGCTCCGCAGGGAGAGTCCAAGCCAGCAGCCGAAGAGAAGCCCGCTGCTCCGGAAGGAAGCGAGCAATCCCTCTTTGCTCCGGCATCTTCGAGTTTGTTTGCCATGCTGCCTTGGCAAGTCGCCATCGATGGCTTGTTGCTGCAAGACGAAGAAACGCCTGAGAAGCCCATGGAAGAAGCCAAGCCGGCTGATGAAGCACCGGCGGAAGAAGCTCCAGCCGAGCCAAAGCCTGCGGACGAAAAGCCTGCGGACGAAAAGCCTGCGGACGAAAAGCCTGCGGACGAAAAGCCTGCGGACGAAAAGCCTGCGGACGAAAAGCCTGCGGACGAAAAGCCTGCAGAACCGATGGCGGAAACGCCAATGACTCAGGTTCCTGCTACTGAAGTTCCTGCGGCTCAGATGCCGATTTCTGGCACCGAAAGCATGTTCAATGTTGAAGTCGAATCAGAAGAGAAACCTCGTTTCCCAACGGAAACGGAGTTGTCCTTCGATGAAGGAATCAGTGCTGATACCGTGCGAACTCTGATCGAATTCGCTGCAGATGATTTGGCGATGCCTCAGCCTGAAGTGGCTTTGTTGGATAGTGAAGGCAATCTGTTGCCTGCCGATAGCCGGGTGAGTCAGAAGAAGTGGGCAATGAAGCTTTCGACGTCACCGGCGGATTCCGAGAAGATCTTAGAGCAAGTCAGCTTGAAGCTTGACTCGACCCCTGTTTGGCCTTCTTCGAGTAAGATCGGTAGCAAGGTTGCCGGTGACATGCAGACCATGGCTGTCTCGGCAATTCTGTTCTGCTTGATCGGAATTGTCGGTTACATTTGGTTCCGCTTTCAAAGCGTGGCCTTCGGTGTGGCAGCGGTCGTGGCGTTGATTCACGACGTGTTGGTCACGCTCGGGGCGATTGCGTTGAGCTTGTGGTTGGCCCCTGCGTTCGGCTTCCTGCAGATTACCGAATTCAAGATTAGCCTGCCGGTTGTGGCGGCGTTTTTGACGATCATCGGTTATTCGCTCAACGATACGATCGTGATCTTTGACCGTATTCGCGAAGTCCGCGGCAAAGACCCGCACCTCACGCCAGAAATGGTTAACCTAAGCATCAACCAGACTTTGGGACGGACGTTGTTGACGTCGCTTACCACGTTGATTGTGGTTGCCATTTTGTACTTCATCGGCGGCGAAGGGATTCATAGCTTTTCCTTCTCGCTTGTGGTGGGTGTGATCGCTGGTACTTACAGCACGATCTTCATCGCCTGCCCGGTGCTGCTGTGGTTGATGAATCGCGAGCAGAGCAAAGCCAAGGCATAA
- a CDS encoding DUF2752 domain-containing protein, giving the protein MSDVTPPRRLRWYERILLGTGGLILAVLLATAAWLTPSVRGVGTHQQLGLPPCTMVLLTGMRCPSCGMTTSWSYLMKGNVLESARANSAGCLIGLIALVISPWFLSSAVMGRMTMRVPSDAVLITITLFVVAVTLLDWLYRINI; this is encoded by the coding sequence ATGAGTGATGTTACGCCACCTCGACGACTTCGCTGGTACGAGCGAATCTTGCTGGGGACTGGCGGCCTGATCTTGGCCGTTTTGCTGGCAACAGCCGCCTGGCTCACCCCCAGCGTGCGTGGCGTGGGAACCCATCAACAACTTGGGTTGCCTCCTTGTACGATGGTGCTGCTGACCGGCATGCGATGTCCTTCATGCGGGATGACGACCAGTTGGTCCTACCTGATGAAGGGAAACGTGCTTGAATCAGCAAGGGCGAACTCAGCTGGCTGTTTGATAGGACTGATCGCGTTGGTTATTTCCCCCTGGTTTTTAAGTTCCGCCGTTATGGGACGCATGACCATGCGGGTTCCCAGCGATGCCGTGCTGATCACGATAACGTTGTTCGTGGTCGCCGTCACGCTGCTCGATTGGCTCTATCGAATCAACATTTGA
- a CDS encoding GrpB family protein: MTSHRIIEVVPSDPNWWFAYQIESSRLAEVLGDVLVLAHHIGSTAVPALAAKPVIDILLEVTDLAALDAKEIAMQQLGYTPRGELGIAGRRFYLRGLVQRTHHVHAFVQGSPDVLRHLAFRDYLVAHPSVALQYAQLKQQCAAACDNDNDKYCEGKQAFVVEHERKAVAWYVGNQSDAV, translated from the coding sequence ATGACATCGCACCGAATTATTGAAGTCGTTCCGTCCGATCCCAATTGGTGGTTCGCCTATCAAATCGAATCCTCGCGGCTAGCGGAGGTTCTGGGGGATGTGCTCGTGCTTGCGCACCACATTGGCAGTACGGCCGTTCCGGCTCTGGCGGCGAAACCGGTCATCGATATTCTGCTGGAAGTTACCGATCTTGCTGCGCTTGATGCAAAAGAGATCGCGATGCAGCAGCTCGGTTATACGCCGCGTGGCGAGTTGGGGATTGCTGGACGCCGATTCTACTTGCGCGGGCTCGTACAACGAACGCATCATGTCCATGCGTTTGTGCAGGGCTCGCCAGATGTGCTGCGGCATCTCGCTTTTCGAGATTATCTGGTCGCCCATCCCAGCGTGGCCCTGCAGTATGCCCAGCTAAAACAGCAGTGCGCTGCGGCATGCGATAACGACAACGATAAATACTGCGAAGGTAAGCAGGCGTTTGTGGTCGAGCACGAACGGAAAGCGGTGGCTTGGTATGTCGGCAATCAAAGCGATGCCGTTTAG
- the yajC gene encoding preprotein translocase subunit YajC has translation MNHLTAWPVYILAQNGDGFFSNPLNFLPIVVILVLGYFMLIRPEQKKAAEAKQMLEGIKKNDRVETIGGIIATVVSVKKDQQEVVLRLDDRSGTEMRVRMRAIAGVLSKEGKASDNAES, from the coding sequence ATGAATCATTTGACGGCATGGCCGGTTTACATCTTGGCTCAAAACGGCGACGGTTTTTTTTCCAACCCTTTAAATTTCCTGCCCATCGTTGTGATCCTGGTGCTGGGTTACTTCATGCTGATTCGGCCTGAGCAGAAAAAGGCTGCCGAAGCCAAACAAATGCTCGAAGGGATCAAAAAGAATGACCGGGTGGAGACGATCGGAGGGATCATTGCCACCGTGGTCAGCGTGAAGAAGGACCAACAAGAGGTCGTGCTTCGCCTGGATGATAGGTCGGGCACGGAGATGCGGGTTCGTATGCGAGCGATCGCCGGTGTGCTTTCCAAAGAAGGCAAAGCGAGCGATAACGCCGAATCTTAA
- a CDS encoding bestrophin family ion channel, with the protein MYRRLLLWLILLACYSVAAIAITQQFELPRWDWEDELTTALGVSIGVLLVFRNRSAYERWWEARQQWGKLINESRNLSVKVAAFAEIAPRDREIMAELLIAFPNALRMHLRGQRDPLPSIEALFPEIANAEHRPGYISLQIFKLLNKWNRDNSLFASIRILERQANGLLDVCGACERIRNTPMVPSYRFMAWFSVLLYCLAAPWPLGMNFEWYALPIILLSNSFLVAMEMVAETIEDPFGLEHDDLRLENYCKGIEAFVREMLG; encoded by the coding sequence ATGTATCGACGACTTCTGCTCTGGCTTATTCTCTTAGCATGCTACAGCGTGGCCGCAATCGCCATCACTCAGCAGTTCGAGCTGCCACGTTGGGACTGGGAAGACGAACTTACCACGGCACTCGGTGTCTCGATCGGCGTGCTGCTTGTCTTTCGAAATCGCTCGGCCTACGAGCGCTGGTGGGAAGCTCGCCAGCAATGGGGAAAGCTAATCAACGAGTCGCGAAATCTCTCCGTAAAAGTAGCGGCGTTTGCTGAAATCGCCCCCAGAGACCGGGAGATTATGGCGGAACTCCTGATTGCATTCCCGAACGCGTTACGCATGCACCTACGTGGTCAGCGCGATCCGCTACCTAGCATAGAGGCGTTGTTCCCCGAAATCGCCAACGCCGAACATCGGCCGGGTTATATCTCGCTCCAAATTTTTAAGTTGTTGAACAAATGGAATCGAGACAACAGCCTCTTCGCCTCTATTCGCATCTTAGAACGCCAAGCAAACGGCTTGCTGGATGTGTGTGGTGCTTGCGAACGCATCCGCAATACGCCTATGGTTCCCAGCTACCGCTTTATGGCCTGGTTCAGTGTGCTGCTCTACTGTCTTGCCGCCCCCTGGCCGCTCGGCATGAACTTTGAATGGTATGCTTTACCGATTATCTTGCTCTCCAATAGCTTTCTCGTAGCCATGGAGATGGTCGCCGAGACGATCGAAGACCCATTTGGCCTCGAACACGATGACCTACGGCTCGAAAACTATTGTAAGGGAATTGAAGCGTTCGTACGGGAAATGCTTGGGTAA
- a CDS encoding alpha/beta hydrolase, giving the protein MRLLKLSLIVALCALLAWDTTAVQAQPPAAQKPAPKPTGPRKEIPPPEAISLTTKDGVVIHATYYGSTEGKKAIPVVMLPGWERSQNDLTGLAKIMQKEGLAVVTVDLRGHGASKSVQGPNGQVTEIDLDRIRASDFETFVSQDLEAVKSFLMEENNKGNLNIEMLTIIGCDYSAIAALNFAARDWSWPTLPTLKQGQDVKGLVLISPPRTFKGFNANQALKMPVLQNELSIMIIVGEANRTDLTDGKRMFNSLEKFRQKQMENPSDRTVFFATKPNDLSGTALLADPRSNCLKDILFFTKSHLAELQANDPWHDRSTPLK; this is encoded by the coding sequence ATGCGTTTGCTTAAATTATCGCTGATCGTCGCTTTGTGCGCTTTACTGGCTTGGGATACGACTGCTGTCCAAGCTCAACCGCCGGCAGCCCAAAAACCAGCCCCTAAACCAACCGGGCCTCGCAAAGAGATTCCTCCTCCGGAAGCGATTTCGCTGACGACCAAAGACGGTGTCGTTATCCACGCCACTTACTATGGAAGCACCGAAGGCAAGAAGGCGATCCCCGTGGTCATGCTGCCTGGCTGGGAACGAAGCCAGAATGACTTAACCGGACTCGCCAAAATTATGCAGAAAGAAGGCCTGGCCGTGGTCACGGTCGATTTACGAGGCCACGGAGCCAGCAAATCGGTCCAAGGGCCTAATGGTCAAGTGACCGAAATCGACCTCGACCGAATCCGGGCCAGTGATTTCGAGACATTTGTCTCGCAAGACCTGGAAGCTGTGAAGAGCTTTTTGATGGAGGAAAACAACAAAGGAAACCTCAACATCGAGATGCTAACCATCATCGGTTGCGATTACAGCGCGATTGCCGCTCTGAATTTCGCCGCCCGCGATTGGAGTTGGCCAACGCTCCCCACACTGAAACAAGGACAAGATGTGAAAGGCCTGGTGCTGATTTCTCCACCACGGACCTTCAAAGGCTTTAACGCCAATCAGGCACTCAAAATGCCGGTCCTGCAGAACGAACTGTCGATTATGATCATCGTCGGTGAAGCAAATCGCACCGATCTGACAGACGGAAAGCGAATGTTTAACTCGCTAGAAAAGTTTCGCCAAAAGCAAATGGAGAATCCCTCTGATCGGACCGTCTTCTTTGCCACTAAGCCCAACGATCTTTCGGGAACGGCTCTGCTGGCCGATCCCCGTTCGAACTGCTTGAAAGATATTCTCTTCTTTACCAAGAGCCATTTAGCCGAACTGCAAGCCAACGACCCTTGGCACGACCGTTCGACGCCTTTGAAATAG
- a CDS encoding PVC-type heme-binding CxxCH protein produces MFRFCSIQSFVLLALSLFASLSFAEEPNTKQRSLDAAQNEAVREHIRNFDGRGETGDFSIAAKSPAEAEQEFITPEDVTVKVALAEPDVRQPVCINFDERGRMWVVQYLQYPFPAGLKIVKYDEHLRAVFDKVPPAPPNHDLGADKITIHEDTNGDGTFDTQKTFVDGLNIATSALPGQGGVWILNPPYLLFYPDADLDDIPDGDPEVHLSGFGLEDTHAVANSLTWGPDGWLYGAQGSTCWATINVLKNPSHLPVHFKGQGIWRYHPCTHQFEIFAEGGGNTFAVEFDEKGRIYSGHNGGNTRGFHYVQGGYYQKSWGKHGALTNPHAYGFFPQMKHAAVERFSHTLIKYESDALPSRYQHRLIAPVPLHNYVAVSKVLPDGSTFQTEDEFHVLQTDDVWFRPVDIKSGPDGCVYIADWCDTRLTHVDPRDTWDRQRGRIWRIQPNSYPQHTPVDLSKLSTDQLISTLASPNKLTRQLAQRMLREHGDSEAADALIDQLATTEGQLALEYLWAIDAFKRYEQRAAEIALSHSDPYVRMWGVRLLSPSLVTVNAAQLVELAQKEAHLEVASQLASTAKRIPGPIGLEIALKLAQRDELANDPHIPLLTWWAIEAHADDSSLDIDSVVRSLESTKIGSQIILPRFAQRLAAEPTDVNLKRLALMLEVAQQDTLRQAMLTSIDTAFSGRKIERMPDELRTAIVAVAAGNSSSQLALLVRAGQKEAEAQAITLIENEKTRLDQRLKLIQLLGQVGSTEARDALLRVATSAAPDTIRVAAIGGLGSFPSPAIAQQLVVRYPHEPTTVQAAIIELSTARATAALHLLEAVDAGTIPRTAVSVDLLENLKLHGDKTLNERISKIWGTTRATPAQLAAELSQTATILKTGSGNAKHGFELFKQRCANCHKLHGEGASIGPELTGYERTNLDFMLLSIVDPSAAIREEYTNYRVLTVDGRVISGFLKNQDEKTITLQNAENPALVIPREEIEAGPVAIEKSLMPDRVLEGLTATQIRDLFAYLQSNK; encoded by the coding sequence ATGTTTCGCTTCTGCTCAATTCAATCGTTTGTCCTGCTCGCGTTGTCGCTGTTTGCTTCGCTTAGCTTTGCCGAAGAGCCCAACACGAAACAGCGATCTCTTGATGCCGCCCAGAACGAAGCCGTTCGCGAGCACATTCGCAACTTTGACGGACGAGGCGAGACCGGAGACTTCTCTATTGCTGCTAAATCTCCTGCCGAAGCGGAACAGGAATTTATCACCCCAGAGGATGTCACCGTGAAGGTAGCCCTGGCCGAACCAGATGTACGTCAGCCGGTTTGTATAAACTTCGACGAACGAGGACGCATGTGGGTTGTTCAGTACCTGCAATATCCATTTCCTGCTGGCTTGAAGATTGTGAAGTATGACGAACATCTCCGAGCCGTGTTCGACAAAGTCCCGCCAGCACCGCCGAATCATGATCTCGGTGCCGATAAGATCACCATCCATGAAGACACCAACGGTGATGGTACCTTCGACACGCAGAAGACTTTCGTCGATGGATTAAACATCGCCACCAGTGCGTTGCCAGGCCAAGGGGGCGTGTGGATTTTGAACCCACCCTATCTCCTCTTCTATCCCGATGCCGATCTCGATGATATCCCCGATGGTGATCCCGAAGTTCATCTTTCCGGATTTGGCTTGGAAGACACCCATGCCGTCGCCAACAGCTTGACTTGGGGCCCCGATGGCTGGTTGTATGGAGCCCAAGGAAGCACCTGCTGGGCAACGATCAACGTGCTAAAGAATCCTTCTCACTTACCGGTTCATTTCAAAGGGCAGGGCATCTGGCGTTACCATCCATGTACGCATCAGTTCGAGATCTTTGCAGAAGGAGGCGGCAACACGTTTGCCGTCGAGTTCGACGAAAAGGGGCGTATCTATTCCGGACATAACGGAGGCAACACACGTGGGTTTCATTATGTTCAAGGAGGCTACTACCAAAAAAGCTGGGGCAAGCATGGCGCACTAACCAACCCACATGCTTATGGTTTCTTTCCACAAATGAAACACGCCGCCGTCGAACGTTTTAGCCACACGCTTATCAAATACGAAAGCGATGCACTACCTTCACGGTATCAGCATCGCCTGATCGCTCCGGTACCGCTGCACAACTATGTCGCCGTGTCCAAAGTGTTACCAGACGGTTCGACCTTTCAAACCGAAGACGAATTCCACGTGCTGCAGACCGACGATGTTTGGTTCCGTCCGGTCGATATTAAATCAGGCCCTGATGGCTGCGTTTACATTGCCGACTGGTGCGATACCCGCCTCACCCATGTCGATCCACGCGATACCTGGGATCGTCAACGTGGTCGCATCTGGCGAATTCAACCGAACAGCTATCCCCAGCATACGCCGGTTGATCTAAGCAAACTTTCAACCGATCAATTGATTTCTACTCTGGCCAGTCCCAATAAGTTAACTCGGCAACTTGCTCAGCGCATGCTCCGCGAACATGGCGACTCCGAGGCTGCCGATGCGTTGATCGACCAACTAGCCACAACCGAGGGGCAACTCGCCCTGGAGTATCTATGGGCGATCGATGCGTTCAAACGCTATGAGCAACGGGCCGCAGAGATTGCCCTGAGCCATTCCGATCCTTACGTGCGAATGTGGGGAGTTCGGCTCTTGTCGCCAAGCCTCGTCACTGTCAACGCGGCACAGCTAGTCGAACTCGCCCAAAAAGAAGCCCACCTGGAAGTCGCCAGCCAACTTGCTTCGACAGCCAAACGCATCCCTGGTCCAATCGGATTAGAGATTGCCCTAAAACTGGCCCAGCGAGACGAATTGGCCAACGATCCCCATATCCCGCTACTAACGTGGTGGGCAATCGAAGCCCATGCCGATGACTCTTCCCTCGACATCGATTCGGTCGTCCGATCACTGGAATCAACAAAGATTGGCAGCCAAATCATCCTCCCCAGGTTCGCCCAACGCTTGGCTGCCGAGCCGACCGATGTCAACCTAAAACGCCTGGCCCTTATGCTGGAAGTTGCCCAGCAAGACACGTTGCGTCAAGCGATGCTCACCTCGATCGATACCGCGTTTAGTGGTCGCAAGATCGAACGCATGCCAGACGAACTACGAACTGCCATCGTGGCTGTGGCCGCTGGCAACTCTTCGTCACAACTGGCACTGCTGGTACGTGCTGGTCAAAAAGAAGCCGAAGCCCAAGCAATTACGCTGATAGAAAATGAGAAAACAAGACTCGATCAACGCTTGAAGTTGATTCAGTTGTTAGGCCAGGTCGGCTCCACCGAAGCTCGCGATGCCCTACTTCGAGTCGCCACCTCGGCAGCACCAGATACGATTCGCGTAGCGGCGATTGGTGGGCTCGGTTCGTTCCCATCCCCAGCGATTGCCCAGCAACTCGTGGTTCGCTATCCCCACGAACCCACCACGGTGCAAGCCGCCATTATCGAACTCTCCACCGCCAGAGCCACCGCTGCGCTTCACCTGCTGGAAGCGGTCGATGCTGGCACAATTCCCCGCACGGCGGTCTCGGTCGATCTGCTTGAAAACCTGAAGCTACATGGCGACAAAACATTAAACGAGCGTATCAGCAAGATCTGGGGGACGACCCGGGCCACGCCTGCCCAATTGGCCGCTGAGTTATCGCAAACCGCGACCATTCTCAAAACCGGATCTGGCAACGCGAAGCATGGCTTCGAGCTATTTAAGCAGCGGTGTGCCAACTGTCACAAGCTGCACGGCGAAGGGGCGAGCATCGGGCCAGAGCTTACCGGTTACGAACGCACCAACCTCGATTTCATGCTTCTCTCAATCGTCGATCCAAGTGCTGCCATCCGAGAAGAATACACCAACTATCGCGTGCTAACGGTCGATGGCCGAGTAATCTCTGGCTTTCTGAAGAACCAAGATGAAAAAACCATTACGCTGCAAAACGCCGAAAATCCCGCGTTGGTAATTCCACGCGAAGAGATCGAAGCTGGCCCCGTAGCCATCGAGAAATCGCTCATGCCCGATCGTGTGTTAGAAGGCCTAACCGCCACTCAAATTCGTGACCTGTTTGCTTACCTACAAAGCAACAAGTAA